A genome region from Haliotis asinina isolate JCU_RB_2024 chromosome 11, JCU_Hal_asi_v2, whole genome shotgun sequence includes the following:
- the LOC137255872 gene encoding histone H2A, which yields MSGRGKGGKVKGKSKSRSSRAGLQFPVGRIHRLLRKGNYAERVGAGAPVYLAAVLEYLAAEVLELAGNAARDNKKTRIIPRHLQLAIRNDEELNKLLSGVTIAQGGVLPNIQAVLLPKKTQKSAGK from the coding sequence ATGTCAGGACGTGGTAAAGGCGGAAAAGTAAAGGGCAAGTCCAAGTCCCGATCATCCCGGGCCGGACTTCAGTTCCCCGTTGGACGTATCCATCGTCTCCTCCGTAAAGGCAACTATGCCGAGCGCGTGGGTGCCGGAGCCCCAGTCTACCTGGCTGCCGTTCTGGAATACCTCGCCGCTGAGGTTCTCGAGTTGGCAGGTAACGCCGCCAGAGACAACAAGAAGACCAGAATTATCCCCAGACATCTGCAGCTGGCCATCAGGAACGACGAGGAATTGAACAAGCTTCTGTCCGGAGTAACCATCGCCCAGGGTGGTGTCCTCCCCAACATCCAAGCTGTTCTTCTCCCCAAGAAGACCCAGAAGTCTGCTGGAAAGTAA
- the LOC137255860 gene encoding histone H3, whose translation MARTKQTARKSTGGKAPRKQLATKAARKSAPATGGVKKPHRYRPGTVALREIRRYQKSTELLIRKLPFQRLVREIAQDFKTDLRFQSSAVMALQEASEAYLVGLFEDTNLCAIHAKRVTIMPKDIQLARRIRGERA comes from the coding sequence ATGGCACGTACAAAGCAGACAGCCCGTAAATCCACCGGAGGAAAGGCTCCCCGTAAACAACTGGCCACCAAGGCCGCTCGTAAGAGCGCCCCGGCTACCGGAGGTGTAAAGAAACCTCACAGATACAGGCCCGGTACCGTCGCTCTTCGTGAGATCCGTCGTTACCAGAAGAGCACTGAGCTTTTGATCAGAAAGCTCCCCTTCCAGCGTCTGGTCCGTGAAATCGCCCAGGACTTCAAGACTGACCTTCGTTTCCAGTCTTCGGCCGTCATGGCTCTGCAGGAGGCTTCTGAGGCTTACCTTGTCGGTCTGTTTGAGGACACCAACTTGTGCGCCATCCACGCCAAGCGTGTCACCATCATGCCCAAGGACATCCAGCTGGCCCGCCGTATCCGTGGGGAGAGAGCTTAA
- the LOC137255950 gene encoding histone H2B, gonadal, which translates to MPPKVSSKGAKKAGKAKAARVGDKKKKRRRKESYSIYIYKVLKQVHPDTGISSKAMSIMNSFVNDIFERIAAEASRLAHYNKRSTITSREIQTAVRLLLPGELAKHAVSEGTKAVTKYTSSK; encoded by the coding sequence ATGCCACCCAAAGTTAGTTCTAAAGGAGCAAAGAAGGCCGGTAAGGCAAAGGCCGCCCGTGTCggcgacaagaagaagaagaggaggaggaaggaAAGTTACAGCATCTACATCTACAAGGTGTTGAAACAGGTCCACCCTGATACCGGTATCAGCAGCAAAGCTATGTCCATCATGAACAGCTTTGTCAACGATATCTTCGAGAGAATCGCCGCTGAGGCATCCCGTCTCGCCCATTACAACAAGCGATCCACCATCACCTCTCGGGAGATTCAAACTGCTGTCCGTCTCCTCCTCCCCGGTGAATTGGCCAAGCACGCCGTGTCTGAGGGCACCAAGGCTGTCACCAAGTACACCAGCTCCAAGTAA
- the LOC137256404 gene encoding histone H4, with protein sequence MSGRGKGGKGLGKGGAKRHRKVLRDNIQGITKPAIRRLARRGGVKRISGLIYEETRGVLKVFLENVIRDAVTYTEHAKRKTVTAMDVVYALKRQGRTLYGFGG encoded by the coding sequence ATGTCTGGTCGTGGTAAAGGAGGCAAAGGTCTTGGAAAGGGGGGCGCTAAGCGTCACAGGAAGGTTTTGCGTGATAACATCCAGGGTATCACCAAGCCCGCCATCCGTCGTCTGGCAAGAAGAGGTGGTGTAAAACGTATCTCTGGTCTGATCTACGAAGAGACCCGTGGTGTCCTCAAGGTTTTCCTTGAGAATGTCATCCGTGATGCCGTCACCTACACCGAGCACGCAAAGAGGAAGACTGTCACTGCCATGGACGTCGTCTACGCTTTGAAACGCCAGGGACGTACCCTCTACGGATTCGGAGGTTGA